The Paramormyrops kingsleyae isolate MSU_618 chromosome 11, PKINGS_0.4, whole genome shotgun sequence genome includes a window with the following:
- the LOC111840301 gene encoding CD44 antigen, which yields MFPYHRSPSPQPVGRIRMWTLAFAVTFEFLAFSKSDPVPELSRGCSFMGVFHVEGRDRYSLTFEQAEQLCLHLSATLPDKEQVIKAYKAGMETCRYGWIDNRTVVILRHTSHSNCASNLTGAIFYDEVSDMQYDAYCYNKSDLLKKNCDLVVRPLKPESSSTIPDHSLTTDIPGGLFTLDQNPAIVYPRGTSDPRPVSSVTTAAGQTMETTPGIIEPTTQSNSGEAPDRHKKQNYPIKGMTPISLQLFLYQLTIVYL from the exons ATGTTTCCATATCACCGATCCCCCTCCCCACAACCTGTTGGAAGAATAAGGATGTGGACTCTTGCATTTGCTGTCACATTTGAGTTTTTGGCATTCTCCAAGTCAGACCCAGTTCCCG AACTGTCTCGGGGATGCAGCTTCATGGGGGTGTTCCACGTGGAAGGGAGGGACCGCTACTCGTTGACTTTCGAACAGGCCGAGCAGCTGTGTCTTCACCTCAGCGCGACATTGCCTGACAAGGAGCAGGTCATTAAGGCTTATAAAGCAGGCATGGAGACGTGCAG ATATGGCTGGATAGACAACAGGACTGTCGTGATCCTTAGACACACATCGCATTCAAACTGTGCATCCAATCTGACTGGAGCCATTTTTTATGATGAAGTATCAGATATGCAGTATGATGCGTATTGCTATAACAAGTCAG ATTTGTTAAAGAAAAATTGTGATTTGGTGGTTCGTCCCTTAAAACCAGAGAGCAGCTCTACAATTCCAGATCACAGTTTAACCACAG aTATTCCTGGAGGCTTGTTCACGTTGGATCAGAATCCTGCCATTGTTTATCCTAGAGGCACTTCAGATCCCAGGCCTGTCAGCTCTGTCACAACAGCCGCTGGGCAGACCATGGAAACCACACCAGGGATCATAGAACCCACAACCCAGTCAAATTCTGGTGAAGCTCCTGACAGACACAAAAAACAGAATTATCCAATCAAAGGCATGACACCTATCTCTCTTCAATTGTTTCTGTATCAATTGACCATAGTGTATTTGTGA
- the apip gene encoding methylthioribulose-1-phosphate dehydratase isoform X2 codes for MGDWYRGRNKPSTWKRDIYCPLWSPEGEDTDDLFVCDLEERDLRCPSPSKKLKKSQCTPLFMNAYTMRDARAVIHTHSKAAVMATLLFPGNEFHITHQEMIKGIRKGNTGTNYRYDETLVVPIIENTPEEVDLKERMAQAMEKYPDTCAILVRRHGVYVWGESWEKAKTMCECYDYLFDIALQMKMCGLDPSVLPQAQNDTC; via the exons ATGGGTGACTGGTACCGGGGGAGGAATAAGCCTTCGACATGG AAACGAGATATATATTGCCCCCTCTGGAGTCCAGAAGGAGAGGATACAG ACGACCTGTTTGTATGTGACTTAGAGGAGAGGGACCTGCGTTGCCCATCACCATCAAAGAAATTGAAGAAAAGTCAGTGCACACCTCTGTTTATGAACGCATACACCATGAGAG ATGCTCGAGCAGTGATACATACGCATTCAAAGGCTGCAGTGATGGCAACTTTGCTGTTTCCTGGCAATGAATTCCACATCACTCACCAAGAAATGATTAAGGGGATCCGGAAGGGGAACACTGGCACAAACTACAG GTATGATGAGACCCTGGTGGTGCCCATCATAGAAAATACCCCAGAGGAGGTGGACCTGAAGGAGCGAATGGCTCAGGCTATGGAGAAATACCCAGACACTTGTGCCATCCTTGTGCGGCGTCACGGGGTTTATGTCTGGGGTGAATCCTGGGAAAAAGCAAAAACTAT GTGTGAGTGCTATGACTACTTGTTTGATATTGCACTACAGATGAAGATGTGTGGTCTTGACCCTTCTGTGCTCCCACAAGCACAGAACGACACATGCTGA
- the apip gene encoding methylthioribulose-1-phosphate dehydratase isoform X1 yields MSDVCCQVHERKNTSESSQDKEHPRILIPELCRLFYHLGWVTGTGGGISLRHGNEIYIAPSGVQKERIQSDDLFVCDLEERDLRCPSPSKKLKKSQCTPLFMNAYTMRDARAVIHTHSKAAVMATLLFPGNEFHITHQEMIKGIRKGNTGTNYRYDETLVVPIIENTPEEVDLKERMAQAMEKYPDTCAILVRRHGVYVWGESWEKAKTMCECYDYLFDIALQMKMCGLDPSVLPQAQNDTC; encoded by the exons ATGTCGGACGTGTGTTGCCAAGTACATGAAAGAAAAAACACTTCGGAATCCTCCCAG GATAAGGAGCATCCTAGGATTTTGATTCCTGAGCTCTGCAGACTTTTCTACCACCTAGGATGGGTGACTGGTACCGGGGGAGGAATAAGCCTTCGACATGG AAACGAGATATATATTGCCCCCTCTGGAGTCCAGAAGGAGAGGATACAG TCAGACGACCTGTTTGTATGTGACTTAGAGGAGAGGGACCTGCGTTGCCCATCACCATCAAAGAAATTGAAGAAAAGTCAGTGCACACCTCTGTTTATGAACGCATACACCATGAGAG ATGCTCGAGCAGTGATACATACGCATTCAAAGGCTGCAGTGATGGCAACTTTGCTGTTTCCTGGCAATGAATTCCACATCACTCACCAAGAAATGATTAAGGGGATCCGGAAGGGGAACACTGGCACAAACTACAG GTATGATGAGACCCTGGTGGTGCCCATCATAGAAAATACCCCAGAGGAGGTGGACCTGAAGGAGCGAATGGCTCAGGCTATGGAGAAATACCCAGACACTTGTGCCATCCTTGTGCGGCGTCACGGGGTTTATGTCTGGGGTGAATCCTGGGAAAAAGCAAAAACTAT GTGTGAGTGCTATGACTACTTGTTTGATATTGCACTACAGATGAAGATGTGTGGTCTTGACCCTTCTGTGCTCCCACAAGCACAGAACGACACATGCTGA